A region of Micromonospora chokoriensis DNA encodes the following proteins:
- a CDS encoding SixA phosphatase family protein: MTDADPDTRTLVLLRHAKAEQGSDAADDAERPLSARGESDAAAAGAWLARSGLLPDVVICSTARRTRQTWHGVAMGMTGSPPEGGPSGPRPTVRYEPGAYDAHPEELLALVRTVDPAARTALLIAHNPGISLLSALLDPDGAAEEGLRTAELAVHRGRFDWAGLSRAGAPITAGHTARD; encoded by the coding sequence ATGACGGACGCCGACCCCGACACACGGACACTGGTCCTGCTGCGGCACGCCAAGGCCGAGCAGGGCAGCGACGCGGCGGACGACGCCGAACGACCGCTCAGCGCACGGGGGGAGTCTGACGCGGCGGCGGCGGGTGCCTGGCTGGCGCGGAGCGGCCTGCTGCCCGACGTGGTGATCTGCTCGACCGCAAGACGCACCCGGCAGACCTGGCACGGGGTGGCGATGGGGATGACCGGTTCACCGCCGGAGGGTGGTCCGAGTGGTCCTCGACCGACCGTCCGTTACGAGCCCGGGGCGTACGACGCCCACCCGGAGGAGTTGTTGGCGCTGGTCCGCACTGTCGACCCGGCGGCCCGGACCGCACTACTGATTGCTCATAACCCGGGCATTTCGCTACTCTCGGCGCTCCTCGATCCGGACGGGGCTGCCGAGGAGGGTCTGCGTACCGCCGAGTTGGCGGTACACCGTGGCCGATTCGACTGGGCGGGGTTGAGCCGGGCGGGAGCCCCGATCACGGCGGGGCACACCGCACGCGACTGA
- a CDS encoding 5-oxoprolinase subunit B family protein, translating to MRIRPVGAHALLLDCTTTTDDGVPDDVPEVDLVEAWRAELWRRREQGDLVAVEIVPAAGTVLLDGLPDPSATAEQLARWAGDVAAATNRPDRLAAPTAAPPADGDATAPPADGDATARPADGDATAPPADGDATARPADGDATARPADGDATARATDRDATALPADRDAVARVSGLDATAGTPDRAATEVVVPVCFDGPDLPTVAEYWNVDVPTVLRRLTSTRFRVAFCGFAPGFPYLTGLPAELALPRLATPRPRVPAGSVALAGPYAGIYPGASPGGWQLVGRTELVLFDVHADPPARLGPGTSVRMVAT from the coding sequence ATGCGGATCCGGCCCGTCGGGGCGCACGCCCTGCTACTCGACTGCACCACCACCACCGACGACGGCGTGCCCGACGACGTACCCGAGGTCGACCTGGTCGAAGCGTGGCGGGCCGAACTGTGGCGGCGTCGGGAACAGGGCGACCTGGTCGCCGTCGAGATCGTGCCGGCGGCCGGCACCGTCCTGCTCGACGGTCTGCCCGACCCGAGCGCCACGGCCGAGCAACTGGCCCGTTGGGCGGGGGACGTCGCCGCCGCGACAAACCGCCCCGACAGACTCGCCGCCCCCACAGCCGCCCCGCCCGCAGACGGCGACGCCACCGCCCCGCCCGCAGACGGCGACGCCACCGCCCGGCCCGCAGACGGCGACGCCACCGCCCCGCCCGCAGACGGCGACGCCACCGCCCGGCCCGCAGACGGCGACGCCACCGCCCGGCCCGCAGACGGCGACGCCACCGCCCGGGCCACCGACCGCGACGCCACCGCTCTGCCCGCAGACCGCGACGCCGTCGCCCGGGTTAGCGGTCTCGACGCCACTGCCGGCACACCCGACCGTGCCGCCACGGAGGTCGTCGTCCCGGTCTGTTTCGACGGGCCGGACCTGCCGACAGTGGCCGAGTACTGGAACGTGGACGTGCCCACCGTTCTGCGCCGGCTGACCAGCACCCGGTTCCGGGTCGCGTTCTGTGGATTCGCCCCCGGTTTCCCCTACCTGACCGGGCTGCCGGCCGAGCTGGCGCTGCCCCGGCTGGCCACCCCCCGGCCCCGGGTGCCGGCCGGCTCGGTCGCCCTCGCCGGCCCGTACGCCGGCATCTATCCGGGTGCGTCACCGGGTGGCTGGCAGTTGGTCGGCCGCACCGAACTGGTCCTCTTCGACGTCCATGCCGACCCACCGGCCCGGCTCGGCCCGGGAACCTCGGTTCGGATGGTGGCGACGTGA
- a CDS encoding acyl-CoA dehydrogenase has translation MTHYKSNLRDLEFNLFEVFGADRAFGQEPYSDLDADTARSFLAELDRLAREDLAASYTDSDRNPPVFDPATHTAPLPASFKKSYQAFMDSEFWRLDLPPELGGTNAPRALWWALAELVLGSNAPIWMYASGPSFAHVLHVEGTDRQKQWAKLFIDKQWGSTMVLTEPDAGSDVGAGRARATQQPDGSWHIEGVKRFITSGEHDLSDNIVHYVLARPVGVEGVGGPGTKGLSLFVVPKFHFDETTGELGERNGVYTTNVEHKMGLKVSNTCELTFGEHGVPAKGWLLGDKHDGIRQMFMIIEYARMLVGTKAIATLSTGYLNALEYAKSRVQGADLIQQADKAAPRVTITHHPDVRRSLLLQKSYAEGLRALVLYTASWQDRVAIAEAAGDEKATKLAKRVNDLLLPLVKGVGSERAYELLGHESLQTFGGSGFLQDYPLEQYVRDAKIDTLYEGTTAIQSLDLIFRKIVRDNGKALMAVAGEIQEFISSEAGNGQLKEERQALGKALAEVQNILGVMTGWLGEAQGGDTRALYKVGLSSRRFLLAIGDLVVGWLLQRQADVALKALAGEVSPSDKAFYTGKVAAARFFAREVLPRIGADRRIIEGADLDIMDLPEEAF, from the coding sequence ATGACCCACTACAAGAGCAACCTGCGGGACCTTGAGTTCAACCTGTTCGAGGTCTTCGGGGCGGACCGGGCGTTCGGCCAGGAGCCGTACTCGGATCTCGACGCCGACACCGCCCGCAGCTTCCTCGCCGAGCTCGACCGTCTCGCTCGCGAGGACCTCGCCGCCAGCTACACGGACAGCGACCGCAACCCGCCGGTGTTCGACCCGGCCACGCACACCGCGCCCCTGCCGGCGTCGTTCAAGAAGTCCTACCAGGCATTCATGGACTCCGAGTTCTGGCGCCTGGACCTGCCGCCCGAGCTGGGTGGCACCAACGCACCCCGTGCCCTCTGGTGGGCGCTCGCCGAGCTGGTGCTCGGCTCGAACGCCCCCATCTGGATGTACGCCTCCGGCCCGTCCTTCGCGCACGTGCTGCACGTCGAGGGCACCGACCGGCAGAAGCAGTGGGCCAAGCTCTTCATCGACAAGCAGTGGGGCTCCACGATGGTCCTCACCGAGCCGGACGCCGGCTCGGACGTCGGCGCCGGCCGCGCCCGCGCGACGCAGCAGCCCGACGGCTCCTGGCACATCGAGGGCGTGAAGCGCTTCATCACCTCGGGTGAGCACGACCTGAGCGACAACATCGTGCACTACGTGCTGGCCCGCCCGGTCGGCGTGGAGGGCGTCGGTGGCCCCGGCACCAAGGGCCTGTCGCTCTTCGTGGTGCCGAAGTTCCACTTCGACGAGACCACCGGCGAGCTGGGCGAGCGCAACGGCGTCTACACCACGAACGTCGAGCACAAGATGGGCCTGAAGGTCTCCAACACCTGCGAGCTGACCTTCGGCGAGCACGGCGTACCGGCCAAGGGCTGGCTGCTCGGTGACAAGCACGACGGCATCCGGCAGATGTTCATGATCATTGAGTACGCCCGGATGCTTGTCGGCACCAAGGCGATCGCCACCCTCTCCACCGGCTACCTCAACGCCCTCGAGTACGCGAAGAGCCGGGTGCAGGGCGCCGACCTGATCCAGCAGGCGGACAAGGCCGCGCCTCGGGTCACCATCACCCACCACCCGGACGTTCGTCGCTCGCTGCTGCTGCAGAAGTCGTACGCCGAGGGTCTTCGTGCTCTGGTCCTCTACACCGCCTCCTGGCAGGACAGGGTCGCGATCGCCGAGGCTGCCGGCGACGAGAAGGCCACCAAGCTGGCCAAGCGGGTCAACGACCTGCTGCTGCCGCTGGTCAAGGGTGTCGGTTCGGAGCGCGCCTACGAGTTGCTCGGGCACGAGTCGCTGCAGACCTTCGGTGGTTCCGGGTTCCTCCAGGACTACCCGCTGGAGCAGTACGTCCGCGACGCCAAGATCGACACTCTGTACGAGGGCACCACCGCCATCCAGAGCCTGGACCTGATCTTCCGCAAGATCGTCCGGGACAACGGCAAGGCGCTGATGGCGGTAGCCGGCGAGATCCAGGAGTTCATCTCCTCCGAGGCGGGCAACGGCCAGCTCAAGGAGGAGCGGCAGGCGCTCGGTAAGGCCCTGGCCGAGGTCCAGAACATCCTGGGCGTGATGACCGGTTGGCTGGGCGAGGCACAGGGTGGCGACACCCGGGCGCTGTACAAGGTCGGGCTCAGCAGCCGGCGCTTCCTGCTGGCGATCGGTGACCTGGTCGTCGGCTGGCTGCTCCAGCGGCAGGCCGACGTGGCGCTGAAGGCCCTCGCCGGCGAGGTCTCCCCCAGCGACAAGGCGTTCTACACCGGCAAGGTGGCCGCTGCCCGTTTCTTCGCCCGCGAGGTCCTGCCCCGCATCGGCGCCGACCGGCGGATCATCGAGGGTGCCGACCTCGACATCATGGACCTCCCGGAGGAGGCCTTCTGA
- a CDS encoding LamB/YcsF family protein has protein sequence MDLNADLGEGFGIWRLGDDEALLSLVTSANVACGFHGGDPSTMRRVCEDAARRGVAVGAQVGYRDLAGFGRRHIAYDFAELRDEVTYQLGALNAFCRLFGTRVRYLKPHGALYHATSTDESQAAAVVAAVTGYDPELPVLCLPGSTLAQLAVGAGLPVVAEAFADRAYLPNGALVPRGTAGAVISDPEQVAERAVRMAVERVVVAVDGTVIPCSVDSICVHGDTPGAVSAAELVRATLIDAGVSLAPFA, from the coding sequence ATGGACCTCAACGCTGACCTCGGCGAGGGATTCGGCATCTGGCGACTCGGCGACGACGAGGCGCTGCTCAGCCTCGTCACCTCCGCCAACGTCGCCTGCGGCTTCCACGGCGGCGACCCGTCCACCATGCGACGGGTCTGCGAGGACGCCGCGCGGCGGGGGGTCGCGGTGGGCGCGCAGGTCGGCTACCGGGACCTGGCCGGCTTCGGCCGGCGACACATCGCGTACGACTTCGCGGAGCTACGCGACGAGGTGACCTACCAGCTCGGTGCGCTGAACGCGTTCTGCCGGTTGTTCGGCACCCGGGTCCGCTACCTCAAGCCGCACGGCGCGCTCTACCACGCGACCAGCACCGACGAATCCCAGGCGGCGGCGGTGGTCGCCGCGGTCACCGGCTACGACCCCGAGTTACCCGTCCTCTGCCTACCCGGCTCGACGCTGGCCCAACTCGCCGTCGGCGCGGGCCTGCCAGTGGTCGCCGAGGCCTTCGCCGACCGCGCGTACCTGCCCAACGGGGCGTTGGTGCCCCGAGGCACCGCCGGCGCCGTGATCAGCGACCCGGAGCAGGTGGCCGAAAGGGCGGTACGGATGGCCGTCGAACGGGTCGTGGTGGCGGTGGACGGCACCGTCATCCCCTGCTCGGTCGACTCGATCTGCGTACACGGCGACACCCCGGGCGCCGTCTCCGCCGCCGAACTGGTCCGCGCCACCCTGATCGACGCCGGCGTGTCCCTGGCACCGTTCGCGTGA
- the trhA gene encoding PAQR family membrane homeostasis protein TrhA, translated as MTTSAPLRLKPVDIGKPRMRGWLHTYAFFVALVCGIVLCSIAATRPGWAPLVSCLIYSLTVCGLFGTSALYHRRVWSERGYQVMRRMDHSMIFVFIAGTYTPFCVMLLAPRPATVMLALVWGGALAGVALKVVWPHAPRWVSAPLYLALGWVSVAMLPEILHGGGVAALVLLIVGGLIYSIGAVFYALRRPNPWPTVFGHHEFFHACTLLAALCHHIAIYFALFA; from the coding sequence GTGACCACCTCCGCCCCGCTTCGCCTGAAGCCGGTCGACATCGGTAAGCCCCGGATGCGCGGCTGGCTGCACACGTACGCCTTCTTCGTCGCCCTGGTCTGCGGCATCGTGCTCTGCTCGATCGCCGCCACCCGACCGGGCTGGGCACCCCTGGTGAGCTGCCTCATCTACAGCCTGACGGTCTGCGGGCTCTTCGGCACGAGCGCGCTGTACCACCGTCGAGTGTGGTCGGAGCGCGGCTACCAGGTGATGCGGCGGATGGACCACTCGATGATCTTCGTGTTCATCGCCGGCACGTACACACCGTTCTGCGTGATGCTGCTCGCGCCCCGGCCGGCCACCGTGATGCTGGCCCTGGTCTGGGGCGGGGCGCTGGCCGGCGTGGCTCTCAAGGTGGTCTGGCCGCACGCGCCGCGCTGGGTGTCCGCGCCGCTCTACCTGGCGCTGGGCTGGGTGTCGGTGGCCATGCTGCCGGAGATCCTGCACGGCGGCGGGGTCGCGGCGCTGGTGCTGCTGATCGTCGGCGGCCTGATCTACAGCATCGGCGCGGTCTTCTACGCGTTGCGGCGGCCCAATCCGTGGCCGACCGTCTTCGGTCACCACGAGTTCTTCCACGCCTGCACGCTGCTGGCGGCGCTCTGCCACCACATCGCGATCTACTTCGCGCTGTTCGCCTGA
- a CDS encoding DUF6458 family protein, producing the protein MGIGGSIFLIALGAIFAFAVEADLGWLNLSVVGWVLMLAGVAGLLATLYFWNSRRRTVVAAPVREERVVADRVVPVQDDQVMREYREVRRPGHPV; encoded by the coding sequence ATGGGCATTGGTGGCAGCATCTTCTTGATCGCGCTCGGCGCGATCTTCGCATTCGCCGTGGAGGCCGACCTGGGCTGGTTGAACCTGTCCGTGGTCGGCTGGGTGCTGATGCTGGCCGGTGTCGCCGGCCTGCTCGCCACCCTCTACTTCTGGAACAGTCGCCGCCGCACGGTGGTCGCCGCCCCGGTACGCGAGGAGCGCGTCGTGGCCGACCGGGTCGTGCCGGTCCAGGACGACCAGGTCATGCGGGAGTACCGCGAGGTTCGCCGCCCGGGCCACCCGGTCTGA
- a CDS encoding 5-oxoprolinase subunit C family protein → MTHPPTIEVLRAGALTTVQDLGRPGWAHLGVPRSGALDPAALRLANRLVGNPEHAAGLEITLTGCTLRLTRATTVALTGAEVTVLAGARPADTGRPLTVPAGTVLRIGPARQGVRSWLAVAGGIDVSPVLGSRATDTLSGLGPPPLRDGDRLPLGQPIGAPAPVDLTVCPTPPPELRLTLRLGPRDDWFTPTALDRLFGTAYTLSPVSNRVGARLAGVPLPRAVAGELPSEGIVLGAVQVPADGQPLIFLADHPTTGGYPVVGVVTDVTPLAQARPGTTVRFHGPQR, encoded by the coding sequence GTGACCCACCCGCCCACCATCGAGGTGCTCCGCGCCGGAGCCCTCACCACGGTGCAGGACCTGGGCCGGCCCGGCTGGGCGCACCTGGGCGTACCCCGTTCCGGTGCCCTCGACCCGGCGGCGTTGCGGCTGGCCAACCGGCTGGTCGGCAACCCCGAGCACGCCGCCGGGCTGGAGATCACCCTGACCGGCTGCACGCTGCGGCTGACCCGAGCCACCACTGTCGCGCTCACCGGTGCCGAGGTCACGGTCCTGGCGGGTGCCCGGCCCGCCGACACCGGACGCCCACTCACGGTGCCGGCCGGAACGGTGCTGCGGATCGGTCCCGCCCGGCAGGGCGTACGGAGCTGGCTGGCGGTGGCGGGTGGCATCGACGTGTCGCCGGTGCTCGGCAGTCGGGCCACCGACACCCTCTCCGGGCTCGGCCCGCCCCCACTGCGCGACGGCGACCGACTGCCGCTGGGCCAGCCGATCGGCGCACCCGCCCCGGTGGACCTGACCGTGTGCCCGACACCCCCGCCCGAGCTGCGGTTGACGCTGCGCCTCGGCCCGCGCGACGACTGGTTCACGCCGACCGCGCTCGACCGGCTGTTCGGCACCGCGTACACCCTCAGCCCGGTGAGCAACCGGGTCGGCGCGCGACTCGCCGGCGTGCCCCTGCCCCGCGCGGTCGCCGGCGAACTGCCCAGCGAGGGCATCGTGCTCGGCGCGGTGCAGGTACCGGCGGACGGACAACCGCTGATCTTCCTGGCGGACCATCCGACCACCGGCGGATACCCAGTCGTCGGGGTGGTCACCGACGTGACCCCGCTCGCGCAGGCCCGGCCAGGGACTACCGTCAGGTTCCATGGACCTCAACGCTGA
- a CDS encoding DUF6458 family protein has translation MGVGSGIFLIAIGAILTFALRANVWWIDVRAVGWVFILAGLAVLLTTLWFWQDRRKRARTLIVEENRLSHPTAMMPPPPDPPPPTAPPS, from the coding sequence ATGGGTGTAGGAAGCGGCATCTTTCTCATCGCGATCGGCGCGATCCTGACCTTCGCGCTGAGAGCCAACGTCTGGTGGATCGACGTACGGGCGGTCGGCTGGGTCTTCATCCTGGCCGGGCTGGCCGTACTGCTGACCACGCTCTGGTTCTGGCAGGACCGGCGTAAGCGGGCCCGGACCCTCATCGTGGAGGAGAACCGGCTCTCTCATCCGACCGCGATGATGCCGCCGCCGCCGGACCCGCCGCCACCGACCGCCCCGCCGTCCTGA
- a CDS encoding NHL domain-containing thioredoxin family protein, producing the protein MGTTARVRAPELRGRQWLNTGGRNLTLQDLRGKIVIADFWTFCCINCLHVLDELRPLEEKYGDVLVVIGVHSPKFEHEKDPDALAAAVERYGVHHPVLDDPEMDMWQQYAARAWPTLSVIDPEGYVVATMAGEGHAEGLARLIDELVATHEAKGTLHRGDGPYVPPPAPETALRFPGKATQLPNGNLLVSDSARHSLVEVAPDGETPVRRIGSGERGRADGPAAAATFSEPQGVCLLPTHVAEVAGYDLVVADTVNHLLRGVRLESGEVVTVAGSGRQWRAEVDDHAHDALAVDLSSPWDLAWYDDKLIIAMAGIHQLWWFDPIKRTAGMYAGTTVEALRDGPLAEAWMAQPSGLSASADGTRLWIADSETSAVRYIENGVLGTAVGQGLFDFGHVDGPAESALLQHPLGVCALPDGSVLIADTYNGAVRRFDPDSNQVSTVADGLAEPSDLVLTPAGEVLVVESAAHRLTRLAPGALSAAGASTVDGPRHRTERKPTDVSAGEVTLDIVFTPAPGQKLDETYGPSTRLVVSASPPELLVEGAGTGTELSRRLVLNGEVTAGVLQVTAQAATCDADVEHAACHLTRQDWGVPVRVVDGAVTRLPLVLRGLDA; encoded by the coding sequence ATGGGAACGACAGCGCGTGTACGGGCGCCCGAACTGCGGGGCCGGCAGTGGCTCAACACCGGCGGCCGGAATCTGACCTTGCAGGACCTTCGCGGCAAGATCGTAATCGCGGACTTTTGGACGTTCTGCTGTATCAACTGCCTGCACGTCCTCGACGAGTTGCGCCCGTTGGAGGAGAAGTACGGTGACGTGCTCGTCGTGATCGGCGTGCACTCGCCGAAGTTCGAGCACGAGAAGGACCCGGACGCGCTCGCCGCCGCCGTCGAGCGGTACGGGGTGCACCACCCCGTGCTCGACGATCCCGAGATGGACATGTGGCAGCAGTACGCGGCCCGGGCCTGGCCGACGCTGTCGGTGATCGACCCCGAGGGGTACGTCGTCGCGACCATGGCGGGCGAGGGGCACGCCGAAGGGCTCGCCCGGTTGATCGACGAGCTGGTCGCCACCCACGAGGCCAAGGGCACCCTGCACCGGGGCGACGGGCCGTACGTTCCGCCGCCGGCACCCGAGACGGCGCTGCGCTTCCCGGGCAAGGCCACGCAGCTGCCGAACGGCAATCTGCTGGTGTCGGACTCGGCCCGGCACTCGCTGGTGGAGGTGGCACCGGACGGCGAGACGCCGGTGCGCCGGATCGGCTCGGGTGAGCGGGGCCGCGCCGACGGGCCGGCTGCCGCGGCGACGTTCTCCGAGCCGCAGGGGGTGTGCCTGCTGCCCACTCATGTCGCCGAGGTCGCCGGCTACGACCTGGTGGTGGCCGACACGGTCAACCACCTGCTGCGCGGCGTACGACTGGAGTCCGGCGAGGTCGTGACAGTGGCCGGCAGCGGCCGGCAGTGGCGTGCCGAGGTCGACGACCACGCCCACGACGCGCTCGCCGTCGATCTCTCGTCCCCGTGGGATCTGGCCTGGTACGACGACAAGCTGATCATCGCGATGGCCGGCATCCACCAGCTCTGGTGGTTCGACCCGATCAAGCGGACCGCCGGCATGTACGCGGGCACCACCGTCGAGGCTCTGCGCGACGGCCCGCTGGCCGAGGCGTGGATGGCCCAGCCGTCCGGGCTCTCCGCCTCCGCCGACGGCACCCGGCTCTGGATCGCCGACAGTGAGACCAGCGCGGTCCGTTACATCGAGAACGGGGTGCTGGGCACTGCCGTCGGGCAGGGCCTGTTCGACTTCGGGCACGTGGACGGGCCGGCGGAGTCGGCGCTGCTCCAGCACCCGCTGGGCGTGTGCGCGTTGCCGGACGGTTCGGTGCTGATCGCGGACACGTACAACGGGGCGGTGCGCCGTTTCGACCCGGACAGCAACCAGGTCTCCACCGTCGCCGACGGGTTGGCGGAGCCCAGTGACCTGGTGCTCACCCCGGCCGGTGAGGTGCTGGTGGTGGAGTCGGCCGCGCACCGGTTGACGCGACTCGCTCCGGGCGCCCTGTCGGCGGCGGGCGCCAGCACGGTGGACGGGCCCCGGCACCGTACCGAGCGCAAGCCGACCGACGTCTCGGCCGGTGAGGTCACCCTGGACATCGTCTTCACCCCGGCGCCGGGGCAGAAGCTGGACGAGACGTACGGGCCGTCGACCCGGTTGGTGGTGTCCGCGTCGCCGCCGGAACTGCTGGTGGAGGGTGCCGGCACGGGCACCGAGCTGTCCCGTCGACTGGTGCTGAACGGCGAGGTCACCGCCGGGGTGTTGCAGGTGACCGCCCAGGCGGCGACCTGCGACGCCGATGTCGAGCACGCGGCGTGCCACCTGACCCGGCAGGACTGGGGCGTACCGGTCCGGGTGGTCGACGGCGCGGTGACCCGGCTTCCGTTGGTGCTGCGCGGCCTGGACGCCTGA